In Phycodurus eques isolate BA_2022a chromosome 23, UOR_Pequ_1.1, whole genome shotgun sequence, a genomic segment contains:
- the mad2l1 gene encoding mitotic spindle assembly checkpoint protein MAD2A, which produces MTSTLKGITLKGSAELVADFFSFGINSILYQRGIYPPEKFTRVSQYDMSLQVTSDPDLKNYLDSVVSQLKEWLLNCTVQKLVLVITCLETDEVLERWQFDIECDKSAMECSAPREKPIQTIQGEIRSVLRQITASVTFLPLLETPCGFNLLIYTDKDLAIPEKWEESSPHYISQPEEVRLRSFTTTIHKVCSQVTYKKTCPL; this is translated from the exons ATGACCAGCACACTGAAAGGCATTACACTCAAAGGAAGCGCGGAGCTGGTGGCCGACTTCTTTT CTTTCGGCATCAACAGCATCTTGTACCAGCGTGGCATCTACCCTCCGGAGAAATTCACCAGAGTCAGCCAGTACGACATGAGCCTCCAAGTCACCTCGGATCCCGACCTGAAGAACTATCTGGACAGTGTGGTGTCGCAGCTCAAAG AGTGGCTGCTCAACTGCACGGTGCAGAAGCTGGTGTTGGTGATCACATGCCTGGAAACGGACGAGGTGCTGGAGCGCTGGCAGTTCGACATCGAGTGCGACAAGTCGGCCATGGAGTGCAG TGCCCCTCGAGAGAAGCCCATTCAAACGATCCAGGGTGAGATCCGCTCGGTCCTTCGACAGATCACCGCCTCCGTCACCTTTCTGCCGCTGCTGGAAACCCCGT GCGGCTTCAACCTCCTGATCTACACCGACAAAGACCTCGCCATCCCCGAAAAGTGGGAGGAGTCCAGCCCGCACTACATCAGCCAGCCGGAGGAGGTGCGCCTGCGCTCCTTCACCACGACCATCCACAAAGTCTGCAGCCAGGTCACTTACAAGAAGACGTGCCCACTTTAA